CAATAAGCAGCGAACAGTGGTCATTTTAGTAACCGGAGTAAAGGTCTCATGATAGTCAAGGCTTTCAACTTGAGTGTAACCCTTGGCAACTAACCGAGGTTTGTACCTCTCGATGGATCCGTCGGCcttgaatttggttttgaaaacccatttacacCCAATGGATTTCTTACGTGGAGGAAGAGGCTCAAGAGTCTAGGTGGAGTTATCCTCTAATGCGCTGATCTCAACGAACATTGCCTCGGGCTCAATGGGAGTGGCGGATAGCATCAAACTAGCTGGAGGGATCAATACAAGAGGTAAGAGCAGTTAAATAAGTTATatgtgagagagaaaatgggaatatgaaagaaaagcaGATAAATGGTCAGTAGTACCTAAGGCTTATGTAGCAGGTGAAGACGTCGTGGGCTCCATATGTAAGGTGGGGCATATGTAGTCGTGAAGGTAGGCAGGCTGAGTAATTGTGCGGTGAGGAAGAGAAACGAGTGGAGATGGGGTTAGGGAGTGTGTACCGGAGGGAGGGGGTTCGGAAGAGTCATGGGATGAAGAAATAGATATGATAGGTTCAAGGACAAGAAGAGGAATGATGGGcggaggagaagaggaagtgTCTGGGAGATCCTGTAAAGGAAACTTTTGTTAGTGAAATTTGATGTCACGTGAGTAGAAAATGGACTGAGTATCAAGCTTGTAGAGCTTGTATGCTTTATGAGTGCTTGGGTAGCCAAGAAAGACACATTTAGTAGCACGAGGAGAAAACTTTTCGTGATGGGCACTAAGAGTTTGTGCGTAACAAAGACACTCAAACACATGAAAGTGATCATAGTTgggtgttttataaaaaataatttcgaaaggtgatttattttggagaatgtGATTAGGAGTGCAATTGATGAGATATGATGCGGTGAGAACACAATCACCCTAAAAAGGTAGAGGTAAGTGGGCTTGGAAACGAAGGCTGTGGGCAACATTCAGAAGGTGCCAGTGTTTACGCTTCGCGATGCCATTTTGTTAAGGAGTTTCGACACAGGTACATTCATGAATGATGTCATGATTATGCAagtatgtttgaaattgatgagaaataaatttttgtccattatcagttataatgattttaacaGTGGTGTTAAATTGATTTTGGACAAGGGCAAAGAAATGTGCTAAATGAGTATAagcttcaaatttaaaatgcataagaTATATCCAAGTAGTGCaggaaaaatcatcaacaattgtgagaaaataatgaGCCCTAGTACCCTACACAAAGAAGGGGTATGATAgccaccccaaatatcacaaaaaatgcgATTAAAACGAGAAACACTTTTATTAGCATGATTAGAAAAATGTAATCTTGTGTGCTTAGAACGAGCACAAATGTCACAATTAGAGAGAATACATGGAGAATTAAAAAGATTGGGAATGGTAAAACTAGAGGGATGACCTAGGCATTGATGCATAGTATCTTATTAGCAGTGGGTTGCGCAGCAAAACTCAGAGGAGGGTCGGGTCGGTACACGTAAATCCCATTGCATGGATCACCCGCTCCAATCGGCCTCATCGATTGTGGGTCATGAAATAAGCAagtattagaagaaaaaataataacacaaGAGTTTTGAAgggtaatttgaaaaaatgataaaagattaaAGGATAAAAGGAGAACAAAATATCATTTGTTAATGCGTGAGAGGGAGAAAGGACACAAGTGCCCAGCCCTTCGGCTGGAATATCTTGTCTTGTGGGTAGCCAAACACAGTGAGGGGAGGCAAGGCTCTTCAAGTTGGCAAAGGCCTCTCTTTGGTGGCAAATATGGTGGCCCGTGCCACTGTTGACCACCCAGTCGAGGTGCCGATTGAAGGAAAAATCAGAGGTGGGGGAGAAGATATTACCAACAAAGTGAGCAGAGGAAAAGGGAATCAAGGGGTGATGGTGCGAGTAAGCTGAGGAGTTTTTGGTACAACTTTGGTGATAAAGGCTGCCCAAGAATGGAGGGGCACGATTTGGTGCGAGGCTCTTGGCCAGGAGGATAACCCACGATGGTCAAACAATGGTCACACGTATGACCATCTCTTCCGCACACTGTGCATTTCAAAGGAGATTTTGGACGCCCAGTCGTTCGGACAACCATGGCAAGCGTCTCCGATGATGATGATCGAAGGTTGAGCAGCCTCTGTTGATCttcttgaaataaaatagagaaaactttGCTTATTGGGGGAAGGGGATCCATGGCCAAGATTTGTGTGCGAAGAGTGGCGAAAGAGTCATTGAGGGCGAGGAGGAATTGAGACATGCGCTCATAATCAGCTTGCTGTTGCAAATCTTTGAGGTCAGTGCTACTTTGGAGATGTCCAAGTTCATCCCAAATCTGTTTGATTTGGTTGTAATAGTCATGAACTGAGTTTGTGGTTTGTTGTAAGGAGGAAAGAGCAAGTTTAAGGTGGTAGATGCGGGCATTATTTCCATGACTGAAATGGGAAGAAAGGTCGAGCCAAACAACATGAAGATCAGTATAATACTCAAGGGAATTAGCGATGGAAGGGGTGATGGAGTTGAGGATCCAGGTAAGAACCATATCTTTCTTTTGGTTCCATTGAGTGTATTCGGGTGTGGTAGGATCCCCGGGAGGGGGGTTAGGGTGCCATCAACAAAGCTAAGGTTGCTTTTGGCATTAAGTGCTCtggtcatggctttttgccatttgggGTAGTTGTCACCGGTGAGGAGACCATTGACGAGGATTAAACTTGGggaatttgaagatgaaggagGTAAGGGGAGGGAATGAGTGGGGTGGAAGAGTTGGCCATAGGGCAGTGTGGATGGATCGATTtaggctgataccatgttaagaaacaAGAGGGAGAAGTATTTTGCTCAAAATTGTATATGAATTGTATTCAtctttacaaataaatagatgtAGAAGAGACTAAGTATAGAAAGTTGTACATAAGGTAAGTAGACTAATTTGATTGATTCCTAAAATTAAGATGATTCCTGATTTTGTGCAAGCTAAATATGGTGAGATACCTATCAATATATAACCTTAATTTCACATAGTACTTATAACCTTGAGTTGACCATCAGTTTAAATcccacattaattaattagaggtcaatatataaaatctaggattaattatcatatatatatatatatatatttatatataaaatcaacaaatttctaatactcaatatatatatcaatatataatatctcaATCATGATAGATCATCTCAATCGTCATGAATCTTTTTCATATTGAAACTCCTAAAAAATGCATATGAGAACTTTAACAGCTAGATAGAGTAATTATCCAACATGTGGCCGTCAGTCGATAGTGGCTTTTTGcatttgtttatcttttctAAGAAATTCATATGGCAAAAGATCAAGGCCAGCCGTGTGGTGCCATAAAAAAGTTGGAAATGGAGacttaagttatatatatatatatattgaccaaTTTTCCTAGATTGATTAGACGCCAAAAAAGAATCGGTGAAAGAATGATTAATGATTCAacggtccatatatatatataatgttatggACTACTGCTTTGATTTGATTTGGTTTTAGAGAtggaattaattatatatacagtgAGTGACAAGAGAATTAGTTGCATGATTTCTTTCTGTAGGTTATTCTGAGATCTAGTACTGTCATTGTTCAAGAATCTACATGATTTTAATCACAAGATTAGGCCGTACATTAATGTCTCTGATCTAATCTTTAATGGGGGAAAGTGGTAAGCTAGCTAAGATAAGAAGAAATGGATGCATGGTCCGGCAGCTTATCGAAGCTAAGCTTTGTTGGCATTCAAGAATTGAAGCATATATGCATAAATGAATAAAGATGGTACATACTTACAtagcttcatatatatatgcatgcgtgGGGCTCACACGCCGCCTGATTTATATGGGGGGTTGTGGACAGTCGAACCATAGGTACACTGCAAGAAATCTAATGAAGAAGAGTGTGTGGTGCTTAGAAGCTCAAAAAGGGCAGTGCGTGAGGCCACCGCACTTTGAAATGATTCATCATGACTTCACTGGATTAATTTGAAGACACGCCATCTGGGCGGGCCGTCTAGGCTCACGCCAGTGCTCGTGGCGGGCAgcggtggcatagagtttttatgtgtttttaggtgtttctatatttttttaatgtgtttctttatgcaattttttcttttttgtaattaataaaaaagaaataatctatTATACTTGATGCCCATAGCAGCAGAGTCCTGTACTCCTCCTCCCTGGGAGAACGAAGAGAGCGAGTGCGTCTCTTCTTTGGAAAAGGGGTCGTGTAGTTCTGCTTTTACAGAGTACTTTCTCTGTTAGGAGAGAGttttttagaagttaagacaataccTGCCATAAAAGAATTTGTGTGAGGGGTTGTCCCAGAGCAGATGCTTAGTTTGGCTTATGTTTGGATTTTCGCTATATTGACAAGTCATAGCTGCAACTTTagttcattgaatgaaatgaagtctgtttccattaaaaaaaaatgaagatgcaCCATTAATTGGAATCATCTGGTGTTGCATTAACACATACATACTGCTTGGTCGACATGATGGTCTTGAGACAGCTGAGTCATGCGTGTGTTTTTAGCTCAATTTTTTGAATCTCAATTTGTTCCGATCGATTGGCATACATCCATGACAATTTgcacaaatttttaattttcatcccaGAAAATGTACATGAATGAAGCTCTGAATACTAAATTTAAGAATATTTCCCATCTCAAACTCTTATGAGCCATGGGCCATTACCTACAATATCTCTGACGAGATTCTTTTTAGTAGTATCGCTGCTCCTGTTTTCATATGATCCCCAAAGCATCCAACCTGCATCATTCATCACTTTGAAGAATATTCTGCACTCAGTACTCTAAGAGTCCGTTTGTTTTtatgtaagaaaaatatttgttttaccAAAACTATTTCAGCCAATTAGTTTTCGAGAAAACAACATCTTTCTAGTAATGTGTTTGGTTCTCGCACGAGAATATTTTCGATCCTAAAAATGACTTTTTGTTGTTTGGTACTGTGCATAATTTTTTACGTAAATGTAAATTTCTTATGTGATTGATGTAATAGTAACTCGTTAGCTTTTGCTTCTATAATAAacttttttatgtattaaatagAGTTGAATATAAAGAATGAATTGAGCAATTGATTAGGTCTTAGTCCGTTAAAGTATTCAGGTCCCCGGCCATTATGGAGAtaaatttgtctttttatttaattgagcTACTTAAGAGTAAAACTTTATGAAACGAATCACATCATTAGActcatatgaatatttaaaattttatggtgCAGCAAAAAACTTCTACCTTTTTTGGATGAATAATAACCTTTCAGAAGAGCGCCACGTGACATATGTTTCAAGTAGTTGTCAAATCATCATGTAGGATATTCAAATCGACTTATAATCACTAGAAAGCCTTTTTGGACACATGACATAATCTTAACCATCCACTTGAAAATCCTATAGATACTTGTCAAACGGACAAGTGTTAAGTGATGGAGTGGAATCAAGCTTTTTCATAATGTCCCTTACACCATTTACTATTCCATCTACTCAAACATAATTTGGTCAACCAAAAGAGAGTTTCAACTCTCATGAAATCCCAAACCTAATGGTACAAACTGAAACCCCAAATAGTTAGTGTAACGGAAACCCTAAAACCTCCAAACCCTAAACTAGTGGCCAATTTTGATTATGTGAATTCCCACTTGGTTAAGCCACTTTCACAAGCAATCAACCACTCAAGTACACACTCTTACACCCTCATCCACTCTTTTACACCTTGGTAATTTCATttgaccaaaaaataaattagaattggACCAAACACTGTTCAAAACTCCAATGAAATCCTAAATGGGAGTCCATTTAGTTAGCTAATCCAAGCTTCTTCAACAAGCTTTCCTCCACCTACAAGGTCATACCTTGGCTTCCATTCCACCTCACTTTCAGCTCCAAATAATTCCATTTATGGCAAGTCAAACAAGTAACCACAAGCCCCTCCATTTCACCCATTTGGTAGTAGTAAAACAACAGCCCCTTTTGCAGCAGATTTTCTCCTTTTGCAACCAACCCTCACTTCAATGCGTCATAGATTCAACCACCAAGTCAGCCCCTTTATACACTCCCACGTCAGCCTCACTTTCCTCCCACACTTGTGTATTTTCTTTGTCCATTCCAATAGAAAAACCTAGAGCTAGAGGAGAGAAATTTTTTGGACAACTTTGTGTTTCTTGTTCCAGTcctttataagttatttttttagctcaattatcttcaattttgtttagTATCAAGTCTTGATTACTCGACAAAGTATTGGTTTAACTTTCTTGGAGGTTTGATGGATGAAAGTTGGTGTTGATGATGGAAGGGTTcagtttgggtgattgttgatgaACTTTGgaagttttgtaatattttgatgAGAAGTTGTGTAAATCtcgattttatgaaatattttcatgatttttgtGTAAGTTATGGTTTGATTCAAAGCACATTaggtttttataaaatggttttGCATGATCTATGGAGTGATAGAATCTTATTGGtcaaaataagttttttgtttggtttagttTGTAATTCTAGCTTTAGGATCTTGATTctatggttttgatttttgtaaattttgttcttAAAACTTTGATCTATGgattaatattggacttttgaAGATTTATGACTTAGGTCTTTATTGGATTGTTGATGAACATGCAAGAGTATGATTTTAAGCATTATTTAGAGGCTATCGGGTTGATgattgttttgatggattatttgCTTGGGTATGTTGTATTTGATGCTTACatcaagttagaaatttaatgtGAGACATGTGgttatattatttcaagatttattgcATATAAATTAAGGATTTAGTCACTATGATTCAAGTCAAAAGTAATACATGTTTCGATTTCAATGTTTTCCATGCAAACCAATTCTAAGTTattgtgttttgtgatttttgaagttagtcAAGAATGCTATCACCTAGGTTTGATTGATGAACATATTAAAAGTGATATTTATGGACTTTTAGAGTCCTTGGAATTGATATGAAAGTATTAGACCAAGAAAACCAAGATTATGTTTGGTTAGACCTAATCTTGATGTTTTGGATGTTTTCTTGAAGTAGTGAGTTTAAGGTTTCGTTTTAATGTGTGATTAGTGTCTTGACATGATTTTAGAActaatgatttgatttttgtagGTTAGTAATTCAGGTTAAGCATGCAAGTGTGTTAAATGGCCAAGCAGCAaacaaaatcatgtttttagCCTATAAGTGAATTGGCCAATAAGAGTTTACACAATTGGGTTTATTACACAATTGGCCAATAAATTTAGGATGAAATTTATAtgataaatgtaaattttgataagttttgGAGTCTGTTTGCAATTTTTCAAGATTTAAgtgataaatttacaaatttagcCCAAAGTTAGTAATCATGTTTTTTATAAGGATTAAGTGAGAAATTATAATCCTAGAACTTCTCTCATTTCAGCCTATGCTACTTTACGCTACGCATGGAATTTTTGtaagttagtttctaacttacttATAGTATGCTTATGTATGTATGGAGGTAAGGTTCATGCAAGTTATCATGCATCATGCAagctgaaatgaaatattttttaagtcattTATGAAGAGTCAAGTATACATTATGATAACCCCACAGGACAAGACAACTTGGCAACCCCAAGGGACAAGAAACCATGGTAATCTCATGGGACAAGACACCATGGTAACCTCGTGGGACAAGACACCATGACAACCCCATAGGACAAGACACCATGGCAACCCCATGTGACAAGATATTATGTATAAGTCTATGATAGTAAAGCAAGCATGCCAAGTTTTTCCATAAGCAAGCCCATGTGCATCAAGCATACATGTTATGTTATTATCAAGCATGTTTATTTATACTATTAGTAGCTTATGAGCCTTACTTGCTGGTAGTTCCAACGTTCCAACTAGCATTCCTCCTAAATGGTAGACGATGTGTCAAGGATTGAAGAACCTGTGCAACCCCAACTTGACAATGTCTAATAGGCCGAGGAGGAGCCTCGAGGAGCTTATGGAAATGATCCTCTAGCTTTTGGATCTTATTTTGGAACTACTAGCTGAGGTGCATGAGCAGCTTGATGTTTAGTTTAGTCTTATGTTATGTTTGTAACTATAGAGATCTGTCTCCAGTACTCTGTTAATTTGTTTACAGACAAGTTGGGCAAATGTTATGAATTTGATTtatgtgaatattaatgaaagtgtttatgttttgggattaaTATTTCTAGTACATTATGTATtgctaaaaaattatgtattgctaaaaaaattatctgttgTGAATACGACATATTGTTAGAAACATGCTAGGTGCATTACATTCTTAAATGTCATGAACATGAGTATGTGaccttatgttgcatgttcCGATACTTCAAGCTCTGCCAAATCCCAAGCGGAGTTTGTGGGAGTCACATTGTAGGGCTTGGATGTTAACTCgataatttaaataagttggaTTTATCTTTTTGTAAGAGTAGTGTTAcatgtacttacaattttagttataattttacatacaatactcattttatcagttttcttttgaaattcaaattttctattttaaattttataatgtttGACATATCAATAGCTGACACGTAAAGAAGTaagttttttgaaagtttttcttaagtatGGTTAACATTTCTCATTGAATCATTAtggtaattttgtaaattaGTCCATCAAACTTtggttagatttatttttatttttatttttcccaatcATACTTCATTGATCTCCAATGTCAAATAATTATACCATGCCACATAGTTTCCTTTGCTCGATTAATTGATGTGTCACATGCTTCAACTCCAAACTAGTGAGGGTAATTTTTTATCCATCTCACAATTCAGTTACGGTTATGCAtctaagccttttttttttcccgattcggtccaaaatttgaaaaactagACTCATCCTAGTGGGTATCCGAAGTTCATACATGTCCCATCCAAATACGATTACAGTTATATAATGTGAGTAACGGGTTATTATCTTATACCCATAACTGGGTTTCACATTTCAAAAACAATTTGTCTTATATATGAAACtacatcattttaattttcaaaacgatgttgttttgtATGTGtagttttcttctttaaaatgattttttgaaaaatctggaTATTCAgctatatatttgaattattataACTGGGTAACTAGGCTGGGTATCCACTCAAATTATAATCGAGTTAACCCGAGAAGGTACCCAAACTAGGGGTGATACTCGCATGGTGTGGTGCGGGGGGTACcctcccccgcaccccgccccgcaccatgcgggggatgggggtttttcccccggcCCCAGCCCTCGGTAGGCGGGGGAAAAAACCCCATCCGCCTCAACCCTTGCCTAGGCCAACACactgcattttaaaaaaaaaaaaatttggtccaaaaatatttttttagaacaaaattataatataatttaaataataaattaaaatttataaatataaaaagaacttaaattcattagagttagattttagattgtcttggcctcctagaCCAACTTTTTTATAGGAGGCCagggcaatacaatagtcatccttaagcaatgtgggacttactattaagtcccacattgcttaaggatgactattgtattgccctggcctcctatataaaggttagcttaggaggtcaaggcaattcaatgacttgaatacaatcttaagtatttaataaattgtatatatctatatacaatatatttatttatatatatatataaatttatatatgtggagcggggacgggggcggggcggggtcCCGCtagggtcatcccgcccccgcTAGGCCCTCTCCATGCTGGGCCGGGGCAGGGCCCCACACCCAAACCGcataataaactcaaatgtGGATTTAACCGAGTATTTGGATCCACAtcaattgtaattaattatagcttaaaattaacataaataatagACATGATATAAGGAAACCGATTAATAAGCACAATTGCATGTCTCTTgcattatattcattttatactaatttacacacacacacacacacacacacacacatatatatatactagtagtgGTTTAACATGCAAAGTACGTTTGCCACATTCGcctaattggaagaaaaaataaaattgttgaaaataatGTGTCCAAGCCGTAAATAGAATGACTCCCTACATGTAGCACATAATcttgaataattgaattagaTATTAGTTCACAATCATCATATTAAAAGAGTATATAAGATTGATTAGTAAATAGCCtaattattatgagatttaaattatgttaaaatttttaattatttatatagttttactctcttaaaaatatttagcaaaattttattatttatttaatgatgaaatattagtattttataaattaaagttaattttaaatgtatgatatgatatttatattttaattatctatttaagttaacttattttcaatgttttaaCCTCTACCATTAGATCAAATCTAGAGACTCAAGATGAAGGATTGGCTGACAAAATCAAAAGACTAAAAccgtaataacaaataaaataaaagtggcTAACAaagtgcaaagcacgtttgccaaatcaaatcaaatcaaaccgTAATGACAATCAAATAAGACTCATAATAattaacgtgcaaagcacgtttgccacatttgcctaattggaaggaaaaataaaattctttaaaataatgtGTCCAAATCGTAAATAAAATGTGACTCCCTACATGCAGCACAAAATcttgaataattaaattagatggtAGTTCACAATCATCAAGCTTAAAAGAGTACATAAGATTGATTAGTAAATAGCCtaattattatgagatttaaattatgttaaaatttctaattatttatatgttcttactctcttaaaaatatttagcaaaattttatcatttatttaatgatgaaagattagtattttataaattaaaattaattttaaatatatgatatgatatttatattttaattatctatttaagttagtttattttcaatgttttaaCCTTTACCGTTAGATCAATCTAGAAActcaagatgaagggttggcTAAGCCAGAAGACTAAAACTGTAATGACAAATCAAATAAGAGTAGATGGTAAAGTGcaaatagaaaaagtaaaatacaaacaGTAAGGCTAAAATTGTAATAACACATAACTACTAATTAGGGCATTGATGtaataaaaatgttaaacaagaattactatttattactgttcataacTGTTCATATCTTATAGATGCTTTTaagtataaagatatatatatatatatatatatatatat
This genomic interval from Juglans regia cultivar Chandler chromosome 3, Walnut 2.0, whole genome shotgun sequence contains the following:
- the LOC118348024 gene encoding uncharacterized protein LOC118348024, with product MVLTWILNSITPSIANSLEYYTDLHVVWLDLSSHFSHGNNARIYHLKLALSSLQQTTNSVHDYYNQIKQIWDELGHLQSSTDLKDLQQQADYERMSQFLLALNDSFATLRTQILAMDPLPPISKVFSILFQEDQQRLLNLRSSSSETLAMVVRTTGRPKSPLKCTVCGRDGHTCDHCLTIVGYPPGQEPRTKSCPSILGQPLSPKLYQKLLSLLAPSPLDSLFLCSLCW